One genomic segment of Ricinus communis isolate WT05 ecotype wild-type chromosome 3, ASM1957865v1, whole genome shotgun sequence includes these proteins:
- the LOC8271193 gene encoding protein EMBRYONIC FLOWER 1 isoform X4: MKKNVVVEENQQCTNSKLVSKSMESSIKIDSISIDLINANEKSDAENCDHFSIRGYVSEIRKKDLKKCWPFVSESDCDSNKYDELACRLPSLHIPKFRYWRCQKCLWEIDTKGVGNDYGPMLKSYVSGFKPNGICCHASTFDDVTMLVSDFQQAQRLDIIKEKKVDGDASANLDNTTGDYSLPYFGKGDKTSVVAHGLTGDPNLKSNGSSDLCKPGRGHHDVADAELARNLVKSDAKNHETGKVVPVVDPQKELTPSGMSGEAGNIEEACSAGKGSGHPSLELDECSSESAEIMVVNNVQYQDNSSGLHHRKTRKVRLLTELLCENADGDTENIRNDDSLSNAIHGASAEDDKLPVRQGQVAMQGHLRRLLGQQRKRKSDQDEDWRPTQTGSPNKVCKEGRVLKREAESADAIAKAFARMQLQTGRKNHCIKRSIDRSLSVGKKKNKRTLNFDESSSLVPAEENVPNETGNETGDASNSNVADGLLFKAMHDEIKGGEADIFPLSAQRMDRKHTFRKKSKTPQVYDQQASLIPRNHGMLREDIMSRKDVEFLHTRPVRVPFHTAHDATSENGRNLSLNSYLTVQRYDMQRNPQLEDGRACLLTWKEGTAGDDLVSRKSAESKYLGNFNFGSKSASDMTFGKGAYSDISGKRISIGMPLLNEEQNYASQVETGGCSHMQQKNFCSTSGKKKAIGILECSAVTRKDGDQRANKVVEQVISDDIPMEIVELMAKHQYERCLPDAEYDRCKLEVTNNTKSTRSMDFDRAYGNGDMSLFQQETAHKRNSHVKNGRNRIVKTGENLGPAKQKSVDYFSQSDLNQFNMSQLKHIPTASRFGAFFQHQEKPSYGIQHSASSSGRQNTAQDCKWIGDLVGKRSSHSCLQTSGTCNTCQGIPQKSKETNHLWSSVMPNHMPFVYSISQNCSTLPTSMDVLSNSPSSMNKENVNGHREFKFLNQSAANFGKQNRAFGSDVLKTCADPFACKHNGIDLTQKPMGSFDLYSNETIPAMHLLSLMDAGLQSGAPINLDMTPKFFKRPSATHDQDPKEFSRLDSGAYKVTNTMKHTPYECHGKNQAAEDSHGRLSTIPVVVGPSASSFSHDTCFKKATDFTCQVSQEKVKGKGSDSRTQNSGYRSQKSVSPSGNFGTNCGSIPVHRMQTMFFGASDSRMFPLQFRGLETSTKHKFKVPSGTRPVHSHKSSSDGICSVNRNPADFSTPGPGNLYMISGEDLKVGELVPLMNGSVSTRLFGQKRQKKLPTTKEHRQHPIS; encoded by the exons ATGAAGAAGAATGTTGTGGTGGAGGAGAATCAACAATGTACCAATTCTAAACTTGTCTCCAAGTCCATGGAGTCATCCATTAAGATTGACTCGATATCTATAGATCTCATCAATGCTAATGAGAAAAGTGATGCTGAAAACTGTGATCATTTTTCCATACG TGGATATGTATCTGAAATTCGCAAAAAAGACTTGAAGAAGTGTTGGCCATTTGTTTCAGAATCAGATTGTGACAGTAACAAGTATGATGAACTAGCATGTCGCCTTCCTTCTTTACATATTCCAAAGTTTAGATATTGGCGTTGCCAGAAATGCCTATGGGAGATTGATACCAAAGGCGTCGGAAATGATTATGGTCCTATGCTTAAATCTTATGTTAGTGGATTCAAACCCAACGGCATTTGTTGCCATGCATCAACGTTTGATGATGTTACCATGCTAGTATCTGACTTTCAACAAGCTCAAAGGCTAGACATTATCAAGGAGAAAAAGGTGGACGGTGATGCTTCAGCTAATTTGGACAACACCACTGGAGATTATTCTTTGCCATACTTTGGTAAAGGTGACAAGACATCTGTAGTGGCACATGGTCTGACCggag ATCCAAACCTAAAGTCCAATGGATCTAGTGACCTATGCAAGCCAGGCCGTGGACATCATGATGTTGCTGATGCTGAATTGGCTAGAAATTTGGTTAAAAGTGATGCTAAGAACCATGAAACAGGGAAAGTAGTTCCTGTGGTTGATCCACAGAAAGAGTTAACACCTTCTGGAATGTCAGGAGAAGCTGGTAATATTGAGGAGGCATGTAGTGCTGGCAAGGGCAGTGGACATCCTTCCCTGGAACTGGATGAGTGTTCATCTGAAAGTGCTGAGATCATGGTTGTAAATAATGTTCAGTATCAAGATAATTCAAGTGGGTTGCATCATAGAAAAACACGAAAAGTACGCCTGCTAACAGAGTTGCTGTGTGAAAATGCTGATGGAGACACAGAGAACATCAGGAATGATGATTCACTATCCAATGCCATTCATGGTGCATCAGCAGAAGATGATAAGCTTCCTGTTCGCCAAGGTCAGGTAGCCATGCAAGGACATCTTAGAAGGCTTTTGGGTCAACAGAGGAAAAGAAAGTCAGATCAGGATGAAGATTGGAGACCCACACAAACAGGCTCTCCTAACAAGGTGTGTAAAGAAGGGAGGGTCTTAAAGAGAGAGGCGGAATCCGCTGATGCAATTGCAAAAGCATTTGCTAGGATGCAGTTACAAACTGGTAGGAAGAACCATTGCATTAAACGTAGCATTGATAGAAGTCTGAGTGTAGgtaagaagaaaaacaaaagaacacTGAATTTTGATGAAAGTTCATCCTTAGTTCCTGCAGAAGAAAATGTGCCAAATGAAACTGGGAACGAAACTGGAGATGCTTCTAACAGTAATGTTGCTGATGGACTTCTGTTCAAAGCCATGCATGATGAAATTAAAGGTGGAGAGGCAGATATTTTCCCTTTGTCTGCTCAAAGAATGGATAGGAAACATACCTTTAGGAAGAAATCAAAGACACCTCAAGTTTATGATCAGCAGGCTTCCTTAATTCCTCGGAATCATGGCATGCTCAGAGAAGATATTATGAGCAGGAAAGATGTAGAGTTCTTGCATACTAGGCCTGTAAGAGTTCCATTTCATACAGCACATGATGCAACCAGTGAAAATGGACGAAATCTTTCTCTTAATAGCTACTTAACTGTACAGAGATATGATATGCAGCGAAATCCACAGCTTGAAGATGGGCGAGCTTGTTTACTGACTTGGAAAGAGGGCACTGCTGGAGATGATCTTGTCAGCAGGAAATCTGCAGAAAGCAAGTATCTTGGAAATTtcaattttggttcaaaatcTGCATCGGATATGACTTTTGGAAAAGGAGCATATAGTGACATCAGTGGCAAGAGAATTTCCATTGGAATGCCCTTACTTAATGAGGAGCAGAACTATGCATCTCAAGTTGAAACTGGCGGATGTTCTCATATGCAGCAAAAG AATTTTTGCAGTACAAGTGGCAAGAAGAAAGCAATTGGAATTCTGGAATGTTCAGCAGTTACTAGGAAAGACGGTGATCAGAGAGCTAATAAGGTGGTTGAACAGGTAATTTCAGATGATATTCCCATGGAAATTGTTGAACTCATGGCAAAGCATCAGTATGAGAGGTGTCTTCCTGATGCTGAATACGACAGATGCAAATTAGAAGTGACTAACAACACCAAGAGTACAAGGAGTATGGATTTTGACAGAGCATATGGGAATGGAGATATGAGCTTATTTCAGCAGGAAACTGCTCATAAACGAaattctcatgttaaaaatgGCAGAAATAGAATCGTCAAGACTGGTGAAAATTTGGGACCTGCCAAACAGAAGTCAGTTGATTACTTTTCTCAATCTGatctaaatcaattcaataTGAGCCAACTAAAACACATTCCTACTGCTTCAAGGTTTGGGGCATTTTTTCAGCATCAAGAGAAGCCATCATATGGAATCCAACATTCTGCTTCTAGTTCTGGCAGGCAAAATACTGCTCAAGATTGCAAATGGATTGGGGATTTGGTGGGGAAGAGGTCCTCTCATAGCTGTTTGCAGACCTCAGGAACATGTAATACATGCCAGGGCATTCCACAGAAAAGTAAAGAAACAAATCATCTTTGGTCCTCCGTGATGCCAAATCACATGCCTTTTGTTTATAGCATTTCTCAGAACTGCTCCACTCTACCTACCAGTATGGATGTCCTATCTAATTCTCCAAGCAGTATGAATAAGGAAAATGTGAATGGTCATCGTGAATTCAAGTTTTTAAATCAGAGTGCTGCCAACTTTGGAAAGCAAAATAGGGCCTTTGGTTCTGATGTTCTCAAGACATGTGCAGACCCGTTTGCTTGCAAACATAATGGGATTGATCTTACTCAAAAGCCAATGGGGTCTTTTGATCTTTATTCTAATGAAACCATACCAGCGATGCATTTGCTCAGCCTCATGGATGCAGGATTGCAATCCGGTGCACCAATAAATCTGGATATGACCCCGAAGTTCTTTAAAAGACCGTCTGCAACTCATGATCAAGATCCTAAGGAATTTTCTAGGTTGGATTCTGGGGCCTATAAAGTCACCAACACCATGAAGCATACACCATATGAATGCCATGGTAAAAATCAAGCTGCAGAAGATTCCCATGGACGCCTTTCGACAATTCCAGTAGTAGTTGGTCCATCTGCTTCTTCATTTTCACATGATACTTGCTTCAAGAAGGCTACTGATTTTACCTGTCAAGTTTCTCAAGAGAAAGTAAAGGGAAAAGGCTCTGATTCACGCACACAGAATAGTGGCTATAGATCACAAAAGTCAGTATCTCCAAGTGGTAATTTTGGCACCAACTGTGGCTCCATCCCAGTTCATAGGATGCAGACCATGTTTTTTGGTGCATCAGATTCTAGGATGTTTCCTTTACAGTTCCGTGGCTTGGAGACTTCAACCAAGCACAAGTTCAAGGTCCCCAGTGGCACTAGACCTGTTCACTCGCATAAAAGCAGTTCTGATGGAATTTGCAGTGTGAACAGAAACCCTGCCGATTTCAGCACGCCAGGACCTGGGAACTTATATATGATTTCAGGTGAAGATCTAAAAGTTGGAGAGTTGGTTCCTTTGATGAATGGGTCTGTCTCGACTAGATTGTTTGGGCAGAAGCGACAGAAAAAACTTCCTACTACGAAAGAACATCGACAGCATCCAATTTCCTGA
- the LOC8271193 gene encoding protein EMBRYONIC FLOWER 1 isoform X3, whose amino-acid sequence MKKNVVVEENQQCTNSKLVSKSMESSIKIDSISIDLINANEKSDAENCDHFSIRGYVSEIRKKDLKKCWPFVSESDCDSNKYDELACRLPSLHIPKFRYWRCQKCLWEIDTKGVGNDYGPMLKSYVSGFKPNGICCHASTFDDVTMLVSDFQQAQRLDIIKEKKVDGDASANLDNTTGDYSLPYFGKGDKTSVVAHGLTGEDPNLKSNGSSDLCKPGRGHHDVADAELARNLVKSDAKNHETGKVVPVVDPQKELTPSGMSGEAGNIEEACSAGKGSGHPSLELDECSSESAEIMVVNNVQYQDNSSGLHHRKTRKVRLLTELLCENADGDTENIRNDDSLSNAIHGASAEDDKLPVRQGQVAMQGHLRRLLGQQRKRKSDQDEDWRPTQTGSPNKVCKEGRVLKREAESADAIAKAFARMQLQTGRKNHCIKRSIDRSLSVGKKKNKRTLNFDESSSLVPAEENVPNETGNETGDASNSNVADGLLFKAMHDEIKGGEADIFPLSAQRMDRKHTFRKKSKTPQVYDQQASLIPRNHGMLREDIMSRKDVEFLHTRPVRVPFHTAHDATSENGRNLSLNSYLTVQRYDMQRNPQLEDGRACLLTWKEGTAGDDLVSRKSAESKYLGNFNFGSKSASDMTFGKGAYSDISGKRISIGMPLLNEEQNYASQVETGGCSHMQQKNFCSTSGKKKAIGILECSAVTRKDGDQRANKVVEQVISDDIPMEIVELMAKHQYERCLPDAEYDRCKLEVTNNTKSTRSMDFDRAYGNGDMSLFQQETAHKRNSHVKNGRNRIVKTGENLGPAKQKSVDYFSQSDLNQFNMSQLKHIPTASRFGAFFQHQEKPSYGIQHSASSSGRQNTAQDCKWIGDLVGKRSSHSCLQTSGTCNTCQGIPQKSKETNHLWSSVMPNHMPFVYSISQNCSTLPTSMDVLSNSPSSMNKENVNGHREFKFLNQSAANFGKQNRAFGSDVLKTCADPFACKHNGIDLTQKPMGSFDLYSNETIPAMHLLSLMDAGLQSGAPINLDMTPKFFKRPSATHDQDPKEFSRLDSGAYKVTNTMKHTPYECHGKNQAAEDSHGRLSTIPVVVGPSASSFSHDTCFKKATDFTCQVSQEKVKGKGSDSRTQNSGYRSQKSVSPSGNFGTNCGSIPVHRMQTMFFGASDSRMFPLQFRGLETSTKHKFKVPSGTRPVHSHKSSSDGICSVNRNPADFSTPGPGNLYMISGEDLKVGELVPLMNGSVSTRLFGQKRQKKLPTTKEHRQHPIS is encoded by the exons ATGAAGAAGAATGTTGTGGTGGAGGAGAATCAACAATGTACCAATTCTAAACTTGTCTCCAAGTCCATGGAGTCATCCATTAAGATTGACTCGATATCTATAGATCTCATCAATGCTAATGAGAAAAGTGATGCTGAAAACTGTGATCATTTTTCCATACG TGGATATGTATCTGAAATTCGCAAAAAAGACTTGAAGAAGTGTTGGCCATTTGTTTCAGAATCAGATTGTGACAGTAACAAGTATGATGAACTAGCATGTCGCCTTCCTTCTTTACATATTCCAAAGTTTAGATATTGGCGTTGCCAGAAATGCCTATGGGAGATTGATACCAAAGGCGTCGGAAATGATTATGGTCCTATGCTTAAATCTTATGTTAGTGGATTCAAACCCAACGGCATTTGTTGCCATGCATCAACGTTTGATGATGTTACCATGCTAGTATCTGACTTTCAACAAGCTCAAAGGCTAGACATTATCAAGGAGAAAAAGGTGGACGGTGATGCTTCAGCTAATTTGGACAACACCACTGGAGATTATTCTTTGCCATACTTTGGTAAAGGTGACAAGACATCTGTAGTGGCACATGGTCTGACCggag AAGATCCAAACCTAAAGTCCAATGGATCTAGTGACCTATGCAAGCCAGGCCGTGGACATCATGATGTTGCTGATGCTGAATTGGCTAGAAATTTGGTTAAAAGTGATGCTAAGAACCATGAAACAGGGAAAGTAGTTCCTGTGGTTGATCCACAGAAAGAGTTAACACCTTCTGGAATGTCAGGAGAAGCTGGTAATATTGAGGAGGCATGTAGTGCTGGCAAGGGCAGTGGACATCCTTCCCTGGAACTGGATGAGTGTTCATCTGAAAGTGCTGAGATCATGGTTGTAAATAATGTTCAGTATCAAGATAATTCAAGTGGGTTGCATCATAGAAAAACACGAAAAGTACGCCTGCTAACAGAGTTGCTGTGTGAAAATGCTGATGGAGACACAGAGAACATCAGGAATGATGATTCACTATCCAATGCCATTCATGGTGCATCAGCAGAAGATGATAAGCTTCCTGTTCGCCAAGGTCAGGTAGCCATGCAAGGACATCTTAGAAGGCTTTTGGGTCAACAGAGGAAAAGAAAGTCAGATCAGGATGAAGATTGGAGACCCACACAAACAGGCTCTCCTAACAAGGTGTGTAAAGAAGGGAGGGTCTTAAAGAGAGAGGCGGAATCCGCTGATGCAATTGCAAAAGCATTTGCTAGGATGCAGTTACAAACTGGTAGGAAGAACCATTGCATTAAACGTAGCATTGATAGAAGTCTGAGTGTAGgtaagaagaaaaacaaaagaacacTGAATTTTGATGAAAGTTCATCCTTAGTTCCTGCAGAAGAAAATGTGCCAAATGAAACTGGGAACGAAACTGGAGATGCTTCTAACAGTAATGTTGCTGATGGACTTCTGTTCAAAGCCATGCATGATGAAATTAAAGGTGGAGAGGCAGATATTTTCCCTTTGTCTGCTCAAAGAATGGATAGGAAACATACCTTTAGGAAGAAATCAAAGACACCTCAAGTTTATGATCAGCAGGCTTCCTTAATTCCTCGGAATCATGGCATGCTCAGAGAAGATATTATGAGCAGGAAAGATGTAGAGTTCTTGCATACTAGGCCTGTAAGAGTTCCATTTCATACAGCACATGATGCAACCAGTGAAAATGGACGAAATCTTTCTCTTAATAGCTACTTAACTGTACAGAGATATGATATGCAGCGAAATCCACAGCTTGAAGATGGGCGAGCTTGTTTACTGACTTGGAAAGAGGGCACTGCTGGAGATGATCTTGTCAGCAGGAAATCTGCAGAAAGCAAGTATCTTGGAAATTtcaattttggttcaaaatcTGCATCGGATATGACTTTTGGAAAAGGAGCATATAGTGACATCAGTGGCAAGAGAATTTCCATTGGAATGCCCTTACTTAATGAGGAGCAGAACTATGCATCTCAAGTTGAAACTGGCGGATGTTCTCATATGCAGCAAAAG AATTTTTGCAGTACAAGTGGCAAGAAGAAAGCAATTGGAATTCTGGAATGTTCAGCAGTTACTAGGAAAGACGGTGATCAGAGAGCTAATAAGGTGGTTGAACAGGTAATTTCAGATGATATTCCCATGGAAATTGTTGAACTCATGGCAAAGCATCAGTATGAGAGGTGTCTTCCTGATGCTGAATACGACAGATGCAAATTAGAAGTGACTAACAACACCAAGAGTACAAGGAGTATGGATTTTGACAGAGCATATGGGAATGGAGATATGAGCTTATTTCAGCAGGAAACTGCTCATAAACGAaattctcatgttaaaaatgGCAGAAATAGAATCGTCAAGACTGGTGAAAATTTGGGACCTGCCAAACAGAAGTCAGTTGATTACTTTTCTCAATCTGatctaaatcaattcaataTGAGCCAACTAAAACACATTCCTACTGCTTCAAGGTTTGGGGCATTTTTTCAGCATCAAGAGAAGCCATCATATGGAATCCAACATTCTGCTTCTAGTTCTGGCAGGCAAAATACTGCTCAAGATTGCAAATGGATTGGGGATTTGGTGGGGAAGAGGTCCTCTCATAGCTGTTTGCAGACCTCAGGAACATGTAATACATGCCAGGGCATTCCACAGAAAAGTAAAGAAACAAATCATCTTTGGTCCTCCGTGATGCCAAATCACATGCCTTTTGTTTATAGCATTTCTCAGAACTGCTCCACTCTACCTACCAGTATGGATGTCCTATCTAATTCTCCAAGCAGTATGAATAAGGAAAATGTGAATGGTCATCGTGAATTCAAGTTTTTAAATCAGAGTGCTGCCAACTTTGGAAAGCAAAATAGGGCCTTTGGTTCTGATGTTCTCAAGACATGTGCAGACCCGTTTGCTTGCAAACATAATGGGATTGATCTTACTCAAAAGCCAATGGGGTCTTTTGATCTTTATTCTAATGAAACCATACCAGCGATGCATTTGCTCAGCCTCATGGATGCAGGATTGCAATCCGGTGCACCAATAAATCTGGATATGACCCCGAAGTTCTTTAAAAGACCGTCTGCAACTCATGATCAAGATCCTAAGGAATTTTCTAGGTTGGATTCTGGGGCCTATAAAGTCACCAACACCATGAAGCATACACCATATGAATGCCATGGTAAAAATCAAGCTGCAGAAGATTCCCATGGACGCCTTTCGACAATTCCAGTAGTAGTTGGTCCATCTGCTTCTTCATTTTCACATGATACTTGCTTCAAGAAGGCTACTGATTTTACCTGTCAAGTTTCTCAAGAGAAAGTAAAGGGAAAAGGCTCTGATTCACGCACACAGAATAGTGGCTATAGATCACAAAAGTCAGTATCTCCAAGTGGTAATTTTGGCACCAACTGTGGCTCCATCCCAGTTCATAGGATGCAGACCATGTTTTTTGGTGCATCAGATTCTAGGATGTTTCCTTTACAGTTCCGTGGCTTGGAGACTTCAACCAAGCACAAGTTCAAGGTCCCCAGTGGCACTAGACCTGTTCACTCGCATAAAAGCAGTTCTGATGGAATTTGCAGTGTGAACAGAAACCCTGCCGATTTCAGCACGCCAGGACCTGGGAACTTATATATGATTTCAGGTGAAGATCTAAAAGTTGGAGAGTTGGTTCCTTTGATGAATGGGTCTGTCTCGACTAGATTGTTTGGGCAGAAGCGACAGAAAAAACTTCCTACTACGAAAGAACATCGACAGCATCCAATTTCCTGA